Genomic segment of Arachis stenosperma cultivar V10309 chromosome 4, arast.V10309.gnm1.PFL2, whole genome shotgun sequence:
AACACTGTGCTTTCACTCTTTTCTTTGCTTCAAACCCTGACTGTTCTCCTTTATTTATAAAAGGGAAAGCCTCCACGGTTGAAACTAAAAACCAAGctaaacttcttcttcttcatgcaaaaccggttcggccagagagagaggagaggagaCCGAACGCTttaaccaacatgcaattacctctggTTCTTCCTTGGTCACCAATAATCATCAATCCGAGCCTTCCATCTTGTCTTGTACTCCAAGAAGGATTCCTAGCCCTTGATGCATTCTTGATGATGACAGCTTCATCTGCTCCAACTTCTGCCTTCTCCATCACGTAGTTACTATAGCTACCTCCTGTGGTAGTTGAGCAAAATCAGAGACAAGACATCCCTCTAAAGATCTTCTTCCTCTAACCGAAATCTTCTCTTCCATTTTTGGTATGGAGAGCTTGAGCTTACTTCACCAAATCTTACATTTCTTGGTGAAGATCTCAGCCACaacatactttttgttttctttttcttgccatcattgtgATGATTTTGTTGCTTGTTTCTCCTTACTTTCGATAGCTAGCCATAGCTTCCATGCTTTCTCTCTGTGAAGTAACCGAAGTAGGAGAAGAGAGATGAGAGTGAAGAAAGAGAAACTTGAACAATAATTAATGAATGTGATAAAGTGAATTAAGTTTTCCACTTTCCTTACTTTAGGTAGCGTGTAGCATTGATGATGTCCATCAAATCAAGTGCTAAATCTCTCTCATGTTTCCAATGCAAGTTAATTGAATTGAAATCCATCTCAAATTAAAAATGGGATCCGTTGGAAACATGAAGCAAAACGTTTGCTTTCTCTCAATATTGGTTTCGGACCAACTTTAGTGGTCTGCAAGAATTTCAATTGGGCTTGTATCACAAATTCTGACCCAAATAACATAACAACTCAGTCACAAGGatcaaaataattttgtatCAATGCTGaatgtattttttaatataattggGCTTGCAACATTTTTTTTCTGTTCGGCCCAATCAAAACCTGCACAGCAAAATTATTTTCGTTAACATATATGAATCAAATTGATAATTTTGCAATTAATCAAActaataatgtttagtcattactaatattaatttagagttttccaaactcatcaattttaattttgatgcactgatAGTGTAAAAGTATTTTATATAATCTTGTAATTATatctgtttttttttataatcattCACACAGTCGATGTGAAAGATAATTATTTCTATCGATGTTACGTGGATGCACGTGTAAAATTAtgcatcaaaataaaatttatatataggGAATTTTGGAAGAAATGACAAACAATTGATGAAATATATGGATTATTCTCTATGCAACTTGTTATGCTTTGTTGTATCTGCTCTAGTACAGTAACGGCTTTGCTGATACATGGAGCAGAAAGAATGTGCACCTTCTGTTGTTAGCTATACTAGCAGTATGATACATGGTATTTGTCAATGTAAATAATTTGGATGAAGCTTTGATGAGATTGCTTGAAAACATGAAAAGAATTGCCATTGAGATGGTATCAAAAAGCTATGGGGAAATCATAAGGAGCTATCCAGAAGTTGCAAACTTCATTGATGAGATGGTATTAGACAAGAGAATGTGAAGGGTCAATATTTTTTGGAAAGTAAAAGTAAGAATTAGTTAGtattaatttaaatacaaagtaaatacaagaaattttttctttcaagCACGTTCTCTCTTCTATCACTTTTCAAATGATTAATAGAAAGAACCAATTGACCTAATCTAGTGGTTTCAAATTATGCATGCATGTAGCAATTTATGTATCAATAGAACTTAAATTTGCTGTGGATTAATCATTGGCCAGTTGGGGAGATGATACGTGTCTGTCACCACCGTCGAATGCTGTCACATTCTTACCCCACCGTTCGTTCCTTCAGCCATTTCAAGGCTTCATTTTTTACCGACCCAGATAAGCATTTGCTCCATAAACACAATTGGACTCCGATTTCAGACACCCGAAGAACCTTAGCCCCCAAGATACTGATCCCAATTTCATCACATGATGCAGCACTCAACAAGCTTAACGCGGATATAGCGGTTTTAGGTCGCCATGgcaaagtcaaagaagcaaggAAATTGTTCGACGAAATGCCCCACAGAGATGAAGTTTCCTATAACTGCATGATTGCGGTTTACTTGAAGTATAAGGACCTACCCAGAGCTGAATCCTTGTTCAAGGCAATTCCCCATAGGAACATTGTTGCTGAGTCAGCAATGATTGATGGGTACGCCAAAGCTGGTCGTTTGGATGATGCTCGCAAGGTGTTCGATGAAATGCCTGCGAGAAACGTGTTCTCCTGGACCAGTATGCTTTCTGGGTATTTTGGGTGTGGAAGACCCGAGGAGGGTATGCAGTTGTTTAGTCAAATGCCTGAGAAAAATGTGGTTTCATGGACTACAGTGGTTTCAGGTTTGGCTCGAAATGGGTTGGTGGATCAAGCTCGCAAGTTCTTTGATATCATGCCTGAAAAGAATGTCATTACTTGGACAGCTATGGTCAAGTCATATCTTGACAATGGCTGCTTTGACAAGGCATATGAGCTCTTCCTTGAGATGCCAGAGAGAAATGTTCGTTCTTGGAACATCATGATTTCGGGTTGCTTTGGAGCCAAGAGAATGGATAAGGCTATTGAGTTGTTTCAATTGATGCCGGATCGGACTCATGTTTCGTGGACAGCTATGGTTTCTggtttggcacaaaacaagatGATTGACACTGCAAGGAAGTACTTTGATCTAATGCCTTATAAAGATGTCCCCGCATGGACTGCAATGATCACTGCATATGTTGATGAGAAGCTCATGGATGAGGCTAGTGAGCTTTTCAACTTGATGCCAGAGAAGAATGTTGTGACTTGGAACATGATGATTGATGGTTATGCAAGGATTGGTGATGAAGGGGGTGCCTTGAGAATCTTCATGTTGATGCTAAGATCTTGCTTTAGACCCAACGAAATCACCATGACTAGCGTGGTTACTTCCTGCGATGGTGTGGCTGAGCTCATGCAAGCTCATTCGATGATCATACGTCTCGGGTTTGAGCATGACACCTGGCTTACAAATTCTCTCATTAATTTGTATTCCAAGAATGGAGATCTTAGTTCTGCTAGGCTTGTTTTTGAAACATTAAAGTCAAAGGATGTAGTTTCATGGACTGCAATGATAGTAGCCTACTCCTATCATGGACATGGTTACCATGCATTACAGGTTTTCGCACGCATGCTAATTTCCGGAATCAAGCCAGATGAGGTAACATTTATAGGACTCCTATCAGCTTGTAGTCATGCTGGTCTTGTCAACCAAGGTAGAAGAATATTTAACTCAATCATAGGAACTTATGAGTTAACTCCTAAGGCAGAGCATTATTCGTGCCTTGTTGACATTCTAGGCCGAGCCGGACTTATCGATGAGGCAATGAATGTAGTATCTACTATCCCTCCTTCCAAAAAAGATGAAGCTGTTCTTGTTGCATTGCTTGGTGCATGCAAGCTTCATGGGGATGTTACAATAGCAAATTATATTGGCGAGAAGCTTTTAGAACTTGAGTCATATAGTTCAGGAGGGTATGTACTTCTGGCCAATACATATGCTGCAGAAGGGAAATGGGATGAGTTTGCAAAGGTAAGGAAAAGAATGAGGGAAAGGAATGTGAAGAAAATTCCAGGGTATAGTCAAATACTGGTAAATGGAAAAAACCATGTATTTTTTGTTGGGGATAGATTTAATCCCAAGGTTGAGGAAATTTATGGAATGTTGCAACATAATCTTCAACCTTTGATGAGGGAAATGGGTTATACACCAGAGTCATTGCTAACAGATTAGTTTCCATTTTTCCAATCAACTAAAGACTAACCAAGTTTATATATTAACATGGAAAGCATTAAGACGAGTTCAACTGCATGGAGTAGTCATTATAATTTGTGTACTTTATTATGCCTTGCCTTGTTGGTTTGCCAATTACCATGAGTGCCTAGTTTGAAGTTCAAAGATTAGTTTTGCTAATAAACACTAAGTTACAAGAGTTACTTTATGAGGTTCTTAGAAGACTTCTGTGTTCTTGCTTGTGAATAAGTACACAAGCATGGAAGAAGAGGTACTGAAAAGggtaaaagtaaaaaatgtTGCTTCTTACCGTTCAGTTCCCAAAGACCAAACTCAAATTCAAACAAGTAATAAATGATTTACCCTTCTTTTCAAATCATGAGATTTTTCTAAAAGCTGAATAAATATATATGACATGATGACCCCTTTTACTTTATGGGGTGGTCCAAATATGAACGAAAAGGATTCAGAAGTGACCATGAAATCTAACTACATTATGATTAACATGACTATGAAAAGTGAGTGTGTGAAAAACAATTAGAAAATGCCAAAAGCTTTACCTCTTGAGTCTTGACCTATGTACAACTAACCACCAGAAAATCAGGCGCTTGTATTAAGGAAAGTTTATTCAATGATTAAGAAAGAAGATATGGATTGTGATTTGTGAAAGCAACATATTGGAATTAAGATTATAAAAAAGATTAAGCTTATAATGCATATAATCTAATTCTAAACCAGTCTATTAATTAAACTTGGAGTTTTGACCAAGTCAAATCATTCAACCAATTTGAACATGCAATTTAGACACATTTCTTTGTAGGCTAGCAAGAAGCAAGTTTTTGAAGACACAAGCCAGCTTTTCTTTCCCCCTTTACCTTCTTTTCATGTGAATAGAATCAACAATAGCTTTCAGATATGTCATTCATAAAAGGAGAGATTCCACAAACTCTCCTTTAGTTCATCTATCATTTTCTTGGTCTACTAGGTACTTGTTTTGTAGATaattctttttataaaattaaaaaaaatttgaataaatcCCCCCTTGCCCATATTTAGAAAATTAACATGAATCTgaattaaattagtttaatcaaaggttggtgGTGGATAAACCATGACAATTACATATATTTTAGATTGTAGATATTAAATtggagataagataaaaattgacTCTTTATAATTTGTCTATTTGTTGTGTATGTCATAGGAAGAATCTCTATCTAAATAATCCAAATAACTTAGGGACATAAAAGAAAGTATAGTGTTTTTAACATGGACTTAACAGTTGCAATGTTCATAGAATATGTACACATGCTTATCAGTTATCACAATCATTTCTAcatgtttgattttttaattttattttttatttttttccttttttgtaTTGATTTGATTTCTTAATTATATGCTTAAATTGCAACCAAGTGTAGTGGTTAACTGAATCAATATCATGGCTATAGTTTATTCAAAAGTCCAAGCATTCCTAAATGGCTCCATCTGGTTAGATTTTATCTTTAGTTGCTGTGATGCATGTACCTAATTGTTACAATTTCTCAAACTGTTGCAACTGAATTTGAGTATACTAGTTTATTGATTTGTTCAAGTTGAGTAaatgatcttttaattttcaaaatttttttattaaggataattaaaaatatgattaaaaaaagcAACATTACTAATTAAAGAGTCGCAAAATTACTCTCCTAAAACTAAAAGTCTAAACCTATAGGTAGGAAATATcttactctttttatttttattgttgtaGTTCCAGTGGTGttttttaataatgtaaaaTTTGGTATTTTTTTGTGTGGATACTACAAATTTGAGAATCAgatttatagtttttttttaatatgcaaatataaaaatttgattttttttattttttaaatatacaaatctgacttttagatttttattttagtgttgaaaaattttttaaatatactaATTGGACCCTCTAATTTATTTCAtagcaaaaaaaattattttactacaAATCGGACCTTCAATTTATGCACTATGAAATCTGACCTTCCCATAAAAAATTTAAGGATCTGATTTGttatttaaagtaaaaaaaaattaaatctatataaaaaaatacaccaattaatcaaaattacacccaattttttctttttcatttctaACAAAAATTAGCCAATATACGGGCCCTCTTCTCTTTATGATATTTGGaagattttaaagaaaattataGAAGATAAAAAGTACAAAGGACATTAGATAGTTACATAGAATATGAGTATCCAAACACTGCCTATTTATCAACCATCAATGGGACaactcattctttttttttttcttttctttttttttcagatGAAAGTGAATGAATGGACATAAAGCATAGGACATAGATGCAGCTATTACTATAGAATAACTTTTTTTTGAGGTCTCTTCCAATTTTTACTCATAACTTATCTTTTTATGTATGTGATAATGTATGTGAATTTTTGTTCATCCCTCTTTCTATaatgaaatttaaattataGAAAAGTTCTTCAAAATTACCACAATCATTATAACACTGAGTTCAATAGCTTATCTTACTTGTTTCtggttaaaattttttattgaattttcaTGGTTTAGTTATTACTAATGTCTAAATAGCTAAGTAAAATATTATGTTTGTTTTATTGGTGTATTTAGAAAGTATTTGTTCAATGCATCTTCAATCCATTTTTTTTGACCGTTTAAATTGATTAACAAACATCTATATTTTCGACAGAGAgaaaaagcaaacaaacaaataaacatGATACAAGAAGACCTAAATTCATTTGGTTAGATTTAGTACTTGATTTCATAAGATAATTTAATAGTATGAATATTAAACAAAATTGTTAACACAAAAATATGCCTAACATCTATATCATTGATTGTCTTGGTGCCCTAGTACACCAAAATGATGGTGGCATTGCCTAAAAAGTTAAACATTTGATACTCAAAAAATTGCATAAATCTaccataaatatataataggaATATAAGAGAATTTAAtgcataatttttttcaatatcttttattattattattatatattatataaatttttatttttaaaaatcaaacccAAGATtcctttattaaaaaataaagtgtttatcatcttaattaatgttattattattattattatcttaaatttataaaaatatgcaTTAGTAAATACATTAATGCCTATTAAtatactaaattaataaatacgCTAAGTAGTACAACTGTACAAGTCTAAAGATGCAACCAACTTTAAGTTCGGAGCCAAATTACTCATATGATCAAACTAAATACTAATGTAgcatagaaaaaaataaaaaataaaaaagtatcaATGTGAATTTAATCCAAAACTTTCCACAAATAAGAATGCACTTGATATCAACCCTAAAAAGCTAAATAACTGAGTACCTGTATAAGGCTATAAGTATAAGCTATAAAgggacaaaattaaattaaagaaaaagtgagtCATAAATCATAAGGGAACCTATGTTATGTATATAAGACTTGTGTTTATGAAGACACTAGTGGAATACAACCAGGGCAAGGAAAAGCATTCTCTTTGCTTTGGCCACCTTTGCAttgcaaataaattaattaacatgCCTGTTTATTTCTATCAGCAAGCTAAAAGGGATGAATTTAATAGGGAtgaatttaatatatattatatatatatatatatatatatatatatatatttaattttgatgtactaACAGTGTAAATTTACACAATTATACAATCACATCTGTTTTTTTGTATGACTATTTACACGGTCAATGTGAAAGATATGTAGTTTTGCTGATATAGCGTTACATAATTGAATGCGCGTGTAAAACTATTTTACACTGACAGTacatcaaaatttatatatatatatatatatatatatatatatatatatatatatatttcaaaaataaaaacataaaaaaaaagaaggcaaAGTTTGGAAGTTATCATAAGTTGATTGTTGAAcctttgaaattcaaaacaaaacGGTCATTTCCCCCACTTCTTAGAAGAAACTTCTTTctacccttttcttttcctttttcctttttccaatcccgattcttctttttttttcttttttttcctcaTTTTCCTTCATTCTTTGGCTTTGTTAGTACCAAAATGATTTGAACCATGTGTCTTATCcacataagaaaaaaaaaaagtatgtaTGTTATCATAAGATGGGAAGCTTATTTTATGTGGTTTCAAAgaatttacttttaattaacatgtaaaaaattttatataattatttaatgaaaatcacatatttaaatattttttaagttttattaataTAACAATACACGTTTAGTTGTTTgtataaaattcttttataTTGACCGTGCacgtaaattaaatttaattttaaatatacaaaataaataaaatgcaTCAAATGTTATTATGTTGGACCAAACCCGTGTGTAGAAGGTGGGGCTTGGAATGCTTAAAATCTAATGAAAACTCTTCATCATTGAACTCATCTCTAAAATTGTCATTATGCTACACACAAGTGCTCATGCATACCATCTAGATTTAGGGCTCATCAAAATGtttcttttatattaaaaaaacaacATAAAGTGTATGTGTATATCAACATTAGATGTATAGATaagatatttcaaaataataGTTGTTTATTATGGGAGAGAAAAATGGATGAAAATTGGTGGATGGATCTCACTATTGCATGCTGTAAACAACTTATTTTTGATCAATTAGGCTTAGTGGGTTGGTCCCATGATATCATTCTCTTTGGAAAGTGCCACATTGttccaaatgttgcttctccttctccttcctcctcataatttttttttttggtgatttTCCTCCTCATAATTTAATTCTCTTCCATCAATTTCAACATTTTTTTTCCTTACATAATTACATTGTTTCCCTAATGCAAAAATATGATGAATCATTTTACATGTAAACAacatttttggtttgtttgaaGGATTTATGATTTACAATTAGGAGTGGAAAAAGATCAGGCAACTTGCCGTTTGACTTGTATAGTTGTATTTGGCCTAGTCTGACTTAGTTTATTATAAAAGAGACATAGGTTCAAACTTTTTTAATAGCCTTAATATATCAATGGACCAGACCCAAATtcattaattagttttattgGTCTGTCTGAatctattaaaatataattaaatatataaataattttttattattagtaaaatTATCAGATGTTTTAAacttattatattttattataaatatttttgtatattttaaatactttaaaatattaaaaattattgtaaatattaactatgacatattacatataaatatttttattaaaaaataatttttaaataatatttttattttataaaaaaaaaattatcagacCTTTTAACCGGTTTTAGACCATATCAGACTGAATAACAGATTAAATCTAGTACTTTATGAAGAGCTTATAATAAACTGTAGACCAAACTCAAACCAAATAACTACAAAACAGATCAAGTCTATTAAAAGCAAAGCTTGACCTAACCTGTTTCCACCCCTATTTACAATGAGGAGACTTGAGTTTTGACCTATGAAGCATgatgagagaaaataaaaaagagatttTTTAAACTATAGGTAAAGTATCAAAACCAATTGATTCTCCTCTTTCATTGTGAAAAGTACTTCTCTCAATAATTTTTAGTACTTTTAGTAGTAAATGTTGTCTCATGGTAAATAAATTTCACCACTTTACAATTATTCACAATCAAAATAAAGCAATAAGTCCCTCAAttttatttacaattttttaaatcattaattaatttgttttatattatGAGTGTATGCATATATAAGGTGGCAAATATATTATATACTTTAcataagaaatttaaaatataaatttatctTATGTTTAGCATAatgatcaaattaattatttaaacaatatttttaattttttaaaactatattaTACAATAGATTAAAGAAAAAtcttgaaaaaataattaaattgattatatataatttttaaattacgaatctaaatcataaaatcatTCCTAATATATTTATCAAATTAGATTACAAATAACACAGAATATCGATTAGATGATAACACATGATATAATTATTTTGccatatattataatttaatcaatatgACCAATTTGATTGAGTGATATCTATTTTAAAGATTTCTATCAACCTTTTCATTTATTAAGTGCATATCAAAAGTTTggattattgatattattaatattttttattattttaaaaaaaatttaaagatacatgTATCTCGTTTATGTGTTGCGTTTACCTATCTTATCTCCTTTACACtgtaaacaaaataagagagaagTATTTATTtcggtaaatattttttaaatgatttattttgataattattatatttatttaatttataaaaataaaaaaaatccaaatatTGTGAGATTGATGAAATAGTAGTTATGAATGTTATATATAAGAGTGTGAAGTGTGTTTCTCTGAAGAGAGTGATGAACAAAAAAGATTATAAACAAACAAGTAAACAAGAAAGAACATACACACAATAATAACACTCACTTTAAAACACTCAACACAAGCTGAATTTTTCAGACCCCTTtgtctcctcctctctctcttctgtCCCTTCTTTTCTTGTGGCTCCAAACTTCACAGAGAGAAAGAGAGTCATTAACAATgggagaaggaagaagaggagcATCATCAAAGCTTAGAGAAGCAGCAAGGAAGGTTGCAATGGCAGCAGCATATGCATGTGGTTCATTCTCAAGGAGGAAATCTATGGTGGATCCAGTTCCCATTGATGCCTTATCTGCTTCTGTAAGTATCACACATTTAAATTTCCCATGAAAAATTTCATTCCTTTCTTCTCTGGGTGCTTACCATTTTCCCAAAAGATTCAAACTTTGTTCCCATTTTTGCCTAATTAGGTCTTCTTCCATGTCCCAATGCTTGCTTCTCTTTGGAACTCACAATGCTCCTTAATCCAtactatgttttttttttctttctttctctttttttagtGATTACTTGAAGCGGCTATAAATTTATTGTGGATATAAATGgcatatcattattattttttcttcctttttttgtaaaaaaaattctgGTGAAACTTGAAGTATGAGGAGTTGAAGCTTGAAAGTACTAATTTTCTGCTAATGTGGAATGCTTTGCAGATCTCAAATTCCTCATTTGTGTCAACATCAACAAAGAATTGCTCAGGGGAGATTACACAAGAAACAGATTCCACCATCACTGTTAACATCAACAACAATGACCTTCATAGTAAGGTAAATTAATTAATCTACTTCACTTGTACCTTCTTAAACCacctaaaaaattattagtaaTCAGTAATTATTAACATCATAATTCATATTTGTTTTTTTGCTCTTTGTCCTTCTGAAGTTTATGATTAAAGAAAGTCTTCCACTTAAATAAAAGCCACAGCACTTGCTATTAAAAGTGTTTCTGAACCGTTTTCACATTTTGGCAATTTGGTATCCAATGCCCCTCAGAGTTTCACCTTCTGCTATGATCCCTTGACCTATTTTACAATAAATATTTCCATTTTTTTAGCATATTTAATgcatttttaataagaattttcTTCTTAAGGCGTTCTTGTTAGCAAGATCATAAAATGTGAATTG
This window contains:
- the LOC130976777 gene encoding pentatricopeptide repeat-containing protein At4g02750-like; the encoded protein is MIRVCHHRRMLSHSYPTVRSFSHFKASFFTDPDKHLLHKHNWTPISDTRRTLAPKILIPISSHDAALNKLNADIAVLGRHGKVKEARKLFDEMPHRDEVSYNCMIAVYLKYKDLPRAESLFKAIPHRNIVAESAMIDGYAKAGRLDDARKVFDEMPARNVFSWTSMLSGYFGCGRPEEGMQLFSQMPEKNVVSWTTVVSGLARNGLVDQARKFFDIMPEKNVITWTAMVKSYLDNGCFDKAYELFLEMPERNVRSWNIMISGCFGAKRMDKAIELFQLMPDRTHVSWTAMVSGLAQNKMIDTARKYFDLMPYKDVPAWTAMITAYVDEKLMDEASELFNLMPEKNVVTWNMMIDGYARIGDEGGALRIFMLMLRSCFRPNEITMTSVVTSCDGVAELMQAHSMIIRLGFEHDTWLTNSLINLYSKNGDLSSARLVFETLKSKDVVSWTAMIVAYSYHGHGYHALQVFARMLISGIKPDEVTFIGLLSACSHAGLVNQGRRIFNSIIGTYELTPKAEHYSCLVDILGRAGLIDEAMNVVSTIPPSKKDEAVLVALLGACKLHGDVTIANYIGEKLLELESYSSGGYVLLANTYAAEGKWDEFAKVRKRMRERNVKKIPGYSQILVNGKNHVFFVGDRFNPKVEEIYGMLQHNLQPLMREMGYTPESLLTD